The nucleotide window GACCAATCGATAACCGCGCTCGGCGGATGTGTCCGCCACGCGGTTGACACCGACGTCGATGACGACCGCGCCGGGCTTGACCATGTCGCCGGTGATCGTCGCCGGTGTGCCCATTGCGAGAATCAGGATGTCGGCGCGGCGGGTGTGATCGGCAAGATTCGCGGTGCGGCTGTGGCACACTGTCACGGTACCATCGGCGTGGCCGCCCTTGAGAGAAAGTAGAATGGACAGGGGCCGTCCGACGATATTGCCGCGTCCAAGAATCACGATCTCGCGGCCCCGTGTCTCAAACCCAGAACGCACCAATAGCTCCACAATGCCGGCAGGCGTGCATGGCAGGAGACGTCCGTGTCCCAATGTCAGCAGCCCGACATTGTACGGGTGAAAACCATCGATGTCTCTGAACGGATCGATGCGTTCGATCAGCGCGGCTTCGTCGATGCTGTCAGGCAGTGGCGATTGGATGATGTAGCCGTTGAGATCGCTGCGGCGATTCAGTTCCTCGACAATCGACTCCAGTTCACGCTGTGTTGTTGTGGCGGGACTACGAATGACCTCGGCTTTGAGTCCCAGCTTGGTCGCCGTCTTTTCCTTGGTGGCGACATAGACGCTGGATGCCGGATCATCTCCCACCAGCACAGCGGCCAGCGACGGTGAGATGCCGCGCTTCTTCAACGCCTCGATGCGCGGACGCAGCT belongs to Candidatus Zixiibacteriota bacterium and includes:
- a CDS encoding bifunctional 5,10-methylenetetrahydrofolate dehydrogenase/5,10-methenyltetrahydrofolate cyclohydrolase; translation: MTEKLLPSATLIDGRAIAAQLLDELRPRIEALKKRGISPSLAAVLVGDDPASSVYVATKEKTATKLGLKAEVIRSPATTTQRELESIVEELNRRSDLNGYIIQSPLPDSIDEAALIERIDPFRDIDGFHPYNVGLLTLGHGRLLPCTPAGIVELLVRSGFETRGREIVILGRGNIVGRPLSILLSLKGGHADGTVTVCHSRTANLADHTRRADILILAMGTPATITGDMVKPGAVVIDVGVNRVADTSAERGYRLVGDADFESVSRVAGAITPVPGGVGPMTVAMLMRNTVLATEMQHGVI